GCTGGTACTTGCTCGTCATTCCATAAGCCTAAATCAAATTCAGAAATTCTGCCTACTTCTTGAACCGCAGTAGCCTCTAATATTACAAGGCCGGTACCGCCAGCTGCTCTTGAAACGTAATGCGCAAAATGAAAGTCTGTTGCGATCCCGTCTTTATTTTCTACTGAATACATACACATTGGTGACATAACAATTCTGTTTTTTAGCGTTACATCTTTTAATTTATATTCTGAAAATAATTTTGACATTCTAATTCGCATCCTTTTCTTTTAATTAACTATTACTGATTTTCAGTCCTACTTGCGCTGGTGTTTCTCCGCTTCTAAGGCGCTCTGCAATCTGATCTAGTTTCCGGAGACGATGATTAATACCTGATTTACTTACTTGACCTGTTGTCAGCATTTCGCCTAGCTCTTTTAAAGTAACATCTTCATTAGCTATACGAAGCGCTGCAATCTCACGCAGCCGTTCTGGTAAAGCTTCTAGTCCAACGGTTGATTGGATATACTTGATATTATCGATTTGTCTGACAGCCGCATTAATCGTTTTGTTGAGATTCGCTGTTTCGCAGTTTACTAGCCTGTTCACCGAATTTCGCATATCTCGCATAATCCGAACATCCTCAAAATGAAGAAGCGCGCTAGTTGCTCCGATAATACTCAAGAATTCCGTGATTTTTTCCGCTTCTTTCAAATAGGTAATAAAACCATTTTTCCGTTCAAGCGTTCGCGCATTGAGATCAAATTGGTTCATCAAAGCGCAAATCGCCTCATTGTGCTCCTCATAAACAGAGAAAATTTCTAAATGATAGGAAGAAGTTTCCGGGTTATTAACTGACCCACTTGCCAAAAAGGCTCCACGTAAATAAGCACGTTTCGCGCTCCTCTTCTTAACAAATCCCCTATCAATCGATTTCGTAAACGTCATCGGTGGTTCTAGTATCCGCAAATCTTCCAAAATCCCTCGCGTGCCAGACTTCAAGCGAACAATATATACATTATTTTTTTTCAGTTTCATTTTTCGGCGTACAAGAAGTTCTATTGGCACTTCATATAAGTCTTTCAATAATTGATACATTCGTCTAGCTATAGCGGCATTCTCTGTTTGGACATCCATGATGACTAATTGACTCGAAAACGAGATTGCGCCATTCATTCGAATAAAAGCTGCGAGTTCCACTTTTGCATCGCTATCACTTACGTCCATATGGGTTAATTCTTTCTTGGTTTCCGATGCAAATGACATGGCTTACTCACTCCTTTTCATTAGTTTGGTCAGGTAACATCGCTAAAAGCGCATCCGCCACCTTTTCAGCAGCATGGCGCACAAGGCCATCCTCTGTAGAAAGAAAATC
The sequence above is drawn from the Listeria monocytogenes genome and encodes:
- the whiA gene encoding DNA-binding protein WhiA, giving the protein MSFASETKKELTHMDVSDSDAKVELAAFIRMNGAISFSSQLVIMDVQTENAAIARRMYQLLKDLYEVPIELLVRRKMKLKKNNVYIVRLKSGTRGILEDLRILEPPMTFTKSIDRGFVKKRSAKRAYLRGAFLASGSVNNPETSSYHLEIFSVYEEHNEAICALMNQFDLNARTLERKNGFITYLKEAEKITEFLSIIGATSALLHFEDVRIMRDMRNSVNRLVNCETANLNKTINAAVRQIDNIKYIQSTVGLEALPERLREIAALRIANEDVTLKELGEMLTTGQVSKSGINHRLRKLDQIAERLRSGETPAQVGLKISNS